The Huiozyma naganishii CBS 8797 chromosome 3, complete genome genome contains a region encoding:
- the THS1 gene encoding threonine--tRNA ligase THS1 (similar to Saccharomyces cerevisiae THS1 (YIL078W); ancestral locus Anc_7.280) gives MSAEVAEQVQKLSVKDGQSNDKKQKQKQGKQPGKQLFMDPEPAFIAERGALFDALQEQYKEKVAAMPRHTLKVVLKDGAVKEATSWETTPMDVAKEISKSLSDRLCIAKVNGQLWDLERPLEGDANEEIKLELLDFESEEGRKVFWHSSAHVLGEACECNLGAHICLGPPTDDGFFYEFSVRDSMKPLGEGEEERTVSQADFPNLEAVAKQVIKQKQKFERLVMSKEDLLKMFHYSKYKKYLIQTKIPDGGATTVYRCGKLIDLCVGPHIPHTGRIKAFKLLKNSSSYFLGDANNDSLQRVYGVSFPDKKLLDAHLKFLAEAQMRDHRKIGKEQELFMFNEMSPGCAFWLPHGTRIYNTLVSLLRTEYQKRGYEEVITPNMYNSKLWETSGHWANYKENMFSFEVEKETFGLKPMNCPGHCLMFKARERSYRELPWRVADFGVIHRNEFSGALSGLTRVRRFQQDDAHIFCKHDQIESEIANIFDFLKYVYGVFGFEFKMELSTRPEKYVGEIETWDAAEARLESALKKWGGNWEVNPGDGAFYGPKIDIMISDALRRWHQCATIQLDFQLPNRFELEFKAKENEGSENYERPVMIHRAILGSVERMTAILTEHFAGKWPFWLSPRQVLVVPVGVKYQDYAQDVRDQLHAAGFYADVDMTGNTLQKKVRNGQMLKYNFIFIVGEQEMNEKSVNIRNRDIMEEQGKNATVALATVIEQLKVLKDEKRMDNKMI, from the coding sequence GGTTGCTGAACAGGTGCAGAAACTGTCCGTGAAGGACGGGCAGAGCAAtgacaagaaacagaagcagaagcagGGCAAGCAGCCAGGGAAGCAGCTGTTCATGGACCCGGAGCCCGCGTTCATTGCGGAGAGGGGTGCTCTGTTTGATGCATTGCAGGAGCAGTACAAGGAGAAGGTGGCTGCGATGCCTCGCCACACATTGAAGGTCGTGTTGAAGGATGGGGCCGTGAAGGAGGCAACATCGTGGGAAACTACTCCTATGGATGTTGCAAAGGAGATCTCCAAGTCCTTGTCCGACAGACTTTGCATTGCCAAGGTCAATGGGCAATTGTGGGATCTGGAGAGACCTCTGGAGGGTGATGCGAACGAGGAGATCAAGCTGGAGTTGCTAGATTTCGAGTCCGAGGAGGGGAGGAAAGTGTTCTGGCACTCGTCTGCTCACGTGCTGGGCGAGGCCTGTGAGTGTAACTTGGGTGCACATATCTGTCTGGGTCCACCAACGGATGACGGGTTCTTCTACGAGTTCTCCGTCCGGGACAGCATGAAGCCGCTCGGTGAAGGTGAGGAGGAGAGAACCGTCTCGCAGGCGGACTTCCCTAACTTGGAAGCTGTCGCGAAGCAGGTCATCaagcagaagcagaagtTCGAGCGGTTGGTCATGTCTAAGGAGGACCTGTTGAAAATGTTCCACTACTCCAAATACAAGAAGTACCTGATCCAGACCAAGATCCCAGATGGAGGTGCCACCACCGTGTACAGATGTGGTAAGCTGATCGATCTATGTGTTGGTCCACATATCCCACACACAGGGAGGATCAAAGCTTTcaagctgttgaagaactcgtcCTCGTACTTCTTAGGGGACGCCAACAACGATTCCTTGCAGAGAGTGTACGGTGTCTCCTTCCCAGACAAGAAATTGCTGGACGCACACTTGAAGTTCTTGGCTGAAGCACAGATGAGAGACCACAGAAAGATCGGGAAGGAGCAGGAATTGTTCATGTTCAACGAGATGTCTCCAGGTTGCGCATTCTGGTTACCACATGGTACCAGAATCTACAACACGCTGGTCTCTCTTTTGAGAACAGAGTACCAGAAGAGAGGTTACGAGGAGGTCATCACTCCAAACATGTACAACTCCAAGTTGTGGGAAACCTCAGGTCACTGGGCCAACTACAAGGAGAACATGTTCAGCTTTGAGGTCGAGAAGGAGACCTTCGGGTTGAAGCCCATGAACTGTCCAGGTCACTGTCTGATGTTCAAAGCGAGAGAACGTTCGTACAGAGAACTGCCTTGGAGAGTCGCCGATTTCGGTGTTATCCACAGAAACGAATTCTCCGGTGCTCTGTCTGGTTTGACCCGTGTGAGAAGATTCCAACAAGACGACGCTCACATCTTCTGTAAACATGACCAAATTGAATCCGAGATCGCCAACATCttcgattttttgaagtacgtTTACGGCGTGTTCGGTTTCGAGTTCAAGATGGAACTGTCCACGAGACCAGAGAAGTACGTCGGGGAAATCGAAACTTGGGACGCTGCTGAGGCCAGATTGGAGTccgctttgaagaagtggGGTGGGAACTGGGAAGTCAACCCTGGTGACGGTGCCTTCTACGGTCCAAAGATCGATATCATGATCTCGGACGCGCTACGGAGATGGCACCAGTGTGCTACCATTCAGCTGGATTTCCAACTTCCAAACAGATTCGAATTGGAATTCAAAGCTAAGGAAAACGAGGGTAGCGAAAACTACGAAAGACCAGTTATGATCCATCGTGCCATCTTAGGTTCCGTGGAAAGAATGACCGCCATTTTGACCGAGCATTTCGCAGGGAAGTGGCCATTCTGGTTGTCTCCACGCCAGGTGCTCGTCGTCCCAGTCGGGGTCAAGTACCAAGACTACGCTCAAGATGTGCGCGACCAATTGCACGCCGCCGGGTTCTACGCCGATGTCGACATGACCGGTAACACTTTGCAAAAGAAGGTCAGAAACGGTCAAATGCTGAAGTACAACTTCATCTTTATCGTTGGTGAACAGGAAATGAACGAGAAATCTGTCAACATCAGAAACAGAGACATCATGGAGGAGCAAGGTAAGAATGCCACCGTCGCACTGGCCACCGTGATCGAACAGTTGAAGGTTTTGAAGGACGAGAAGAGAATGGATAACAAAATGATCTGA
- the RCI37 gene encoding Rci37p (similar to Saccharomyces cerevisiae YIL077C; ancestral locus Anc_7.279) encodes MSDERGTEGEGVVLPKKLDNRWFREAYEAALKFYERDKVLDARDRLDLSNSYASIARYQAASAWAGFGAVFAPPFAIRYYNTGSVKGVKVPRNFMFGIVGMFVASYLAGDWAYKRELNALDPEGKFSGKNSYGDDELNAGDALKVVPREERKYDMMALLKNGGSSKWASYFYTTYLHPEKVFPDPKVKLEQFTGNLPQLSPFMHQRDPMGLHSTATKLGHSKENGRAETGSGAMLNSPGDAWSKVREGNVKKENDADDPLSSSSSWGKIRRENFDEDGRVLDTGADSAEEDIFSSPLSEDKGQQAYSIERPSQDDFDKLLENERHPKD; translated from the coding sequence ATGTCTGATGAGAGAGGTACAGAAGGGGAGGGCGTTGTGCTGCCCAAAAAACTGGATAACCGCTGGTTTAGAGAGGCGTACGAAGCGGCCCTTAAATTTTACGAGAGGGATAAAGTGCTGGATGCTCGTGACAGGCTGGATCTGTCCAATTCGTACGCGTCAATTGCACGATACCAGGCGGCGTCTGCATGGGCTGGGTTTGGGGCCGTTTTTGCGCCGCCGTTTGCGATTCGGTACTACAACACTGGGTCGGTGAAGGGAGTCAAGGTGCCGCGGAATTTCATGTTTGGGATTGTTGGCATGTTTGTTGCCTCGTACCTGGCCGGGGATTGGGCTTACAAGAGGGAATTGAACGCATTGGATCCCGAGGGGAAGTTTTCGGGCAAGAACAGTTACGGCGATGACGAATTGAACGCTGGAGATGCCCTCAAGGTTGTCCCTCGAGAGGAGCGGAAATACGATATGATGGCGTTGTTGAAAAACGGCGGGAGTTCCAAGTGGGCGTCGTATTTCTACACCACGTATTTGCACCCGGAAAAAGTGTTCCCGGATCCGAAAGTCAAACTCGAACAGTTCACGGGCAACTTGCCCCAATTGTCCCCCTTCATGCACCAGAGAGATCCCATGGGGCTCCATTCAACTGCGACCAAGTTGGGCCATTCAAAGGAGAATGGAAGAGCTGAAACAGGTTCTGGAGCCATGCTCAACTCACCAGGGGATGCTTGGTCAAAAGTGAGAGAGGGGAATGTTAAGAAGGAAAACGATGCAGACGACCCTCTCTCGTCGTCTTCAAGTTGGGGTAAAATCAGACGAGAAAATTTCGATGAGGACGGCAGAGTGCTGGATACTGGTGCCGACAGTGCGGAAGAAGATATTTTCTCGTCTCCACTAAGCGAGGATAAGGGACAGCAGGCGTACTCGATTGAACGACCATCTCAAGACGACTTTGACAAGTTActagaaaatgaaagacATCCTAAAGACTAG
- the SEC28 gene encoding coatomer subunit epsilon (similar to Saccharomyces cerevisiae SEC28 (YIL076W); ancestral locus Anc_7.278) has product MDYFSIKQNYYAGDFAQALTEVQKFNKTEDDTLLFYKMKCDLALGTYSKGASHGSLGKKFDLYAKFLQDRDISALEKSIAVDSSSPYELNLLASAQAVLGQLDDSLETCVAGIDSDDVTGTTELLLLGIQVTLLNGQFSIAQTMLENFISGQEGEVSSEDELIINLAESYVKFATNEDTTSSNFYYFEELAQTFPSWKTQLSLLNMHLQQVNIEESRGIVQLLESDYYAVEQKEAAAVYRPHFLASKITLAILEGSSDLPLLREELIKLDPHHRYVVSHKNINAKFDDVIAKYKA; this is encoded by the coding sequence atggacTACTTTAGTATAAAGCAGAACTACTACGCGGGTGACTTTGCGCAGGCGTTGACGGAGGTACAGAAATTCAATAAGACAGAGGATGACACGTTACTGTTTTACAAGATGAAATGTGACCTCGCGTTGGGAACGTACTCGAAGGGGGCGTCGCACGGCTCACTGGGCAAGAAATTCGACCTGTACGCCAAATTCTTGCAAGATAGGGACATTTCTGCGTTGGAGAAGTCCATTGCGGTCGACTCATCTTCGCCGTACGAATTGAACCTTTTGGCCTCTGCACAGGCTGTTCTTGGTCAATTGGACGACAGTTTGGAGACATGTGTTGCTGGGATTGACAGCGACGATGTTACCGGTACCACAGAACTACTTTTACTCGGGATCCAGGTCACTTTGCTAAACGGTCAATTCTCCATTGCGCAAACCATGCTTGAAAACTTTATCAGCGGGCAAGAAGGTGAGGTCAGTAGTGAGGACGAGCTGATCATCAACTTGGCGGAATCGTACGTCAAGTTTGCGACCAACGAGGACACCACCAGTTCCAACTTCTactattttgaagaactaGCTCAAACGTTCCCCAGCTGGAAAACCCAATTGAGTTTGCTGAATATGCATCTGCAACAGGTCAACATCGAGGAGTCCAGGGGCATTGTCCAGCTCTTGGAATCGGACTACTATGCGGTCGAACAGAAGGAAGCTGCAGCGGTGTACCGGCCACATTTCCTCGCCAGTAAGATTACGTTGGCTATCCTAGAGGGTTCCAGTGATCTGCCGTTGCTGAGAGAGGAACTGATTAAGTTGGACCCTCACCATAGATACGTTGTGAGCCACAAGAACATCAACGCTAAATTTGACGACGTTATAGCTAAATACAAGGCATAG
- the RPN2 gene encoding proteasome regulatory particle base subunit RPN2 (similar to Saccharomyces cerevisiae RPN2 (YIL075C); ancestral locus Anc_7.274): MSLTTAAPLLALLKEKDDSVKSYALESINGIVDQDWPELSNDLPDIEALYDDLSFPDRRMAALVASKVYYNLGEYETAVKFALAAEECFNIEEKSQFVETIVSKSIEMYIAASTARYLGKATEEISPKLTQIFEKMLDKCVASAELKLALGIALEGYRLDIATKILNEVLDEGKENGGLKLINYVLTAASTTVVNSTFRVEILKELFSILISMQDTDYSTASKVVANLNDGQYAIKLFQKLKSDKKTELLYQISFDLVNSASQSLLHTLRNELMKEDYDSKVLEILSGIPTSDFQNTFLYNNKNIDIGLLNKTKGSMDGKFSLFHTAVSVANGFMHAGTTDNSFIKANLSWLGKAQNWAKFTATASLGVIHKGNLVDGRRVMAPYLPGSGASSRYIKGGSLYGLGLIYAGFGDSILDYLKTQLTENSSKAGDEDANVLLHGASLGVGLAAMGTANEEVNEVLTEVLYTDLGTPGEAAALGLGLTNLGSGDEQIIDNMYSFALESSHGSVTRSLSVGLSLVNYNRQEHADDIISKMLESEEPSVRYGGAFTIAMAYVGTGNNNAIKKLLHIAVSDSDDDVRRAAATSLGFVLLRDYTTVPRIVELLSKSHNPHVRCGTAFALGIACAGKALDAAVSVLEPLTKDPVDFVRQAAMISLALIMIQQTEKLNPKVAQINENFLNVATNKHQEGLTKFGACVAQGIMNAGGRNITVQLENPETGTLDVKSVVGLLMFTQFWYWYPLAHFLSLSFTPTAVVAVRASDLAIPKFELNCFSKEDTFSYPKMYEVEESKQIEKVAAAVLSTTARAKARSKKTKKDKEEKPEEEVVKKHEDKETVKHEDQKPVSLEEEFSKNRYSAVPYKIPNMTRVLPQQSKYVTFDKDSRFVPVRKSKNVSGIIIVVDTKPAEPVPIVETVREAKDVNAPLPTPFKVEDEIDFDRL, from the coding sequence ATGTCGTTAACGACCGCAGCCCCTCTTTTGGctcttttgaaggagaaagatgATTCCGTCAAGTCTTACGCTCTAGAATCCATAAATGGTATAGTGGACCAGGACTGGCCAGAACTGTCAAATGATTTGCCCGATATCGAGGCCCTATATGACGACTTGTCTTTTCCGGACCGCAGGATGGCAGCGTTAGTCGCGTCGAAAGTTTACTACAATCTGGGTGAGTACGAAACTGCTGTTAAATTTGCATTAGCTGCTGAAGAATGCTTCAATATCGAGGAAAAGAGCCAATTTGTGGAGACTATCGTTTCGAAGAGTATTGAAATGTACATCGCTGCATCTACCGCAAGATATCTCGGAAAGGCAACGGAGGAAATAAGCCCCAAACTGACCCAAATCTTTGAGAAAATGTTGGACAAATGTGTTGCGAGCGCTGAACTCAAGCTGGCACTGGGTATTGCCTTGGAGGGCTACAGATTGGATATTGCCACAAAAATTTTAAATGAGGTACTGGATGAGGGCAAGGAAAACGGCGGGTTGAAACTGATCAACTATGTCTTAACAGCGGCTTCTACTACTGTTGTCAACTCTACATTCCGGGTGGAGATCTTAAAAGAGCTTTTCAGCATCCTAATTTCCATGCAGGATACTGACTACTCTACCGCATCAAAGGTAGTTGCAAACCTAAATGATGGCCAATACGCCATAAAACTATTCCAGAAGTTGAAGAGCGATAAGAAGACGGAGCTTTTGTACCAGATATCGTTTGACTTGGTTAACTCTGCATCCCAGTCCCTTCTGCACACTCTACGCAATGAACTTATGAAGGAAGATTACGATTCAAAAGTATTAGAGATTTTATCGGGTATTCCAACAAGTGATTTCCAAAACACTTTTTTGtataacaacaaaaacataGACATTGGCCTACTGAACAAGACAAAGGGGTCAATGGATGGTAAATTCTCTCTATTCCATACGGCAGTGAGTGTTGCAAACGGGTTCATGCACGCAGGTACCACCGATAACTCGTTTATCAAAGCTAATCTGTCGTGGTTAGGGAAAGCCCAAAACTGGGCCAAGTTTACCGCAACTGCATCCCTGGGTGTGATTCACAAGGGCAACCTAGTGGACGGCCGCAGAGTGATGGCTCCATATCTTCCTGGAAGCGGAGCATCATCTCGTTACATCAAAGGTGGTTCCCTGTATGGTTTGGGTCTAATATATGCCGGCTTTGGTGACAGTATTCTGGACTACTTAAAAACACAACTTACCGAGAATAGTAGCAAGGCTGGGGACGAAGATGCTAACGTTTTATTACACGGGGCTTCATTGGGTGTTGGTCTGGCTGCGATGGGTACTGCGAATGAAGAGGTCAATGAAGTTTTAACCGAGGTTTTATACACAGATCTTGGCACCCCTGGTGAAGCAGCTGCATTGGGACTTGGTTTGACTAACTTGGGGTCTGGAGACGAACAGATTATCGACAACATGTATTCCTTTGCTCTAGAGTCCAGTCACGGCAGTGTCACCAGATCGTTGTCTGTTGGGTTGTCCTTGGTAAACTACAACAGACAAGAACATGCGGATGATATAATATCAAAGATGCTAGAGAGCGAAGAACCATCTGTGCGCTACGGTGGTGCATTTACTATAGCAATGGCATATGTTGGCACGGGGAACAACAACGcgataaaaaaattgctcCACATTGCAGTATCTGACTCGGACGATGACGTTCGAAGGGCCGCTGCAACTTCTCTAGGGTTTGTTCTGCTACGTGATTACACGACTGTTCCAAGAATTGTAGAACTTTTATCCAAGTCGCACAACCCACACGTGCGTTGTGGTACAGCTTTTGCATTGGGTATAGCGTGTGCTGGGAAAGCATTGGATGCTGCTgtttcagttttggaacCACTAACGAAAGATCCTGTTGACTTTGTCCGCCAAGCAGCTATGATTTCTCTGGCTTTGATTATGATCCAGCAAACTGAGAAGTTGAACCCCAAGGTCGCCCAAATTAACGAGAACTTTTTGAATGTTGCTACTAACAAACACCAAGAAGGTCTAACCAAATTTGGTGCGTGTGTCGCCCAAGGTATCATGAACGCTGGTGGCCGCAATATCACAGTTCAACTAGAAAACCCAGAGACTGGTACTTTGGACGTTAAATCGGTCGTGGGCTTGCTAATGTTCACCCAGTTCTGGTATTGGTATCCGTTGGCTCACTTCCTGTCTTTGTCTTTCACACCTACCGCTGTCGTTGCTGTGCGGGCAAGTGATTTAGCGATCCCAAAGTTCGAGTTGAATTGTTTCTCTAAGGAGGATACTTTCAGTTATCCAAAAATGTACGAGGTGGAGGAGAGTAAGCAAATTGAAAAGgtggctgctgctgttttgTCCACTACGGCTAGGGCAAAGGCTAGGTCTAAGAAGACAAAGAAAGATAAAGAAGAGAAGCCTGAGGAAGAGGTCGTCAAGAAGCACGAGGACAAGGAAACGGTGAAGCATGAAGACCAGAAACCTGTatctttggaagaagaattCTCTAAGAACAGGTACTCTGCTGTGCCCTACAAAATTCCTAACATGACCCGTGTCCTACCTCAACAATCAAAGTACGTTACGTTTGATAAGGACAGCCGCTTTGTCCCGGTTCGCAAGTCAAAAAACGTGTCTggcatcatcatcgtcgtaGACACTAAACCTGCTGAACCGGTGCCAATCGTTGAAACTGTAAGAGAGGCCAAAGACGTCAACGCTCCGCTGCCTACGCCATTCaaagttgaagatgaaattGATTTTGACCGGTTATAG
- the SER33 gene encoding phosphoglycerate dehydrogenase SER33 (similar to Saccharomyces cerevisiae SER3 (YER081W) and SER33 (YIL074C); ancestral locus Anc_7.273), giving the protein MSIFDTTFPTGVEFGEPGKSFSNRFTDSFTSTVTEHKTSAECLVKPFSTDDMKILLLEGINVSAVAVLEQQGYQIESHDSTLPEDQLIEKIKNVHAIGIRSRTRLSAKVLKHAKNLISIGCFCIGTNQVDLNYATNSGIAVFHSPFANSRSVAELALAEIVCLARQMCDMSAALHSGIWNPGRGNYWEVRGKTLGIVGYGHIGSQLSILAEAMGMKVLYYDILTIIPLGTAYQVPTLDELLKKSDFVSLHVPATPDTKHLLSHQQFAAMKKGAYVLNTSRGSVVDMVPLLENLKSGKLAGAALDVFPNEPIKNGTKEVISPKLRRWLSELSALPNVILTPHIGGATEESQTSTGAEVSTSIVRFLNEGYSIGAVNFPEVGLKPLDLEGTNIVRLLYVYRKSPDVLRRVNDALEFYNIEKQYADSCGDVAYLITDISSVRSSDIEEIYNRLKETSGRIAVRIIF; this is encoded by the coding sequence ATGAGTATATTTGACACTACATTTCCAACCGGCGTTGAATTTGGCGAGCCTGGGAAGTCCTTCTCAAATCGCTTTACAGACTCTTTTACGAGTACAGTGACTGAACATAAAACCTCCGCTGAATGTCTTGTCAAACCGTTTTCTACCGATGATATGAAAATCCTATTACTGGAGGGCATCAACGTCTCCGCGGTGGCAGTCTTAGAGCAACAGGGCTATCAAATCGAATCCCACGATTCTACTCTTCCTGAAGATCAGCTTATTgagaaaataaaaaacgTCCATGCAATCGGTATCAGATCAAGGACTAGATTGTCTGCTAAAGTGCTCAAGCATGCCAAGAATTTAATCTCCATCGGCTGTTTCTGCATAGGAACGAACCAAGTCGATTTAAACTACGCAACTAATTCCGGTATTGCAGTTTTCCACTCGCCATTTGCCAACTCAAGATCGGTAGCCGAATTAGCCCTTGCCGAGATCGTATGTTTGGCTCGGCAGATGTGTGACATGTCAGCGGCCTTGCATAGTGGGATATGGAATCCTGGCAGAGGAAATTACTGGGAGGTTAGAGGCAAAACACTGGGTATTGTCGGGTACGGTCATATTGGATCGCAACTGTCAATTTTAGCAGAGGCGATGGGTATGAAGGTGTTGTATTACGATATTCTCACAATCATACCGTTAGGGACAGCTTACCAAGTGCCTACTCTAGACGAGCTGTTGAAAAAGTCCGATTTTGTCTCTCTTCATGTTCCAGCAACCCCAGATACAAAGCACCTATTGTCACATCAACAATTTGCTGCGATGAAGAAGGGCGCATACGTACTAAACACCTCTAGGGGCAGTGTCGTTGATATGGTGCCGTTGTTGGAAAACCTCAAATCGGGGAAACTGGCAGGTGCCGCCCTTGACGTTTTCCCAAACGAGCCGATCAAAAACGGTACAAAGGAGGTTATAAGTCCAAAACTAAGGCGATGGTTAAGTGAATTGTCGGCGTTGCCGAATGTCATACTGACACCACATATTGGTGGGGCCACTGAGGAATCTCAAACTTCTACTGGAGCTGAGGTCTCTACTTCCATCGTCAGGTTCCTCAACGAGGGTTACTCGATCGGGGCAGTAAATTTCCCTGAAGTTGGACTCAAGCCGCTAGATCTCGAGGGTACAAATATCGTTCGTTTGCTATACGTATACCGTAAAAGTCCGGACGTTTTAAGGCGAGTCAACGATGCTTTGGAATTTTACAATATAGAAAAACAGTATGCCGATTCGTGTGGCGATGTCGCGTACCTAATAACAGATATATCATCAGTGAGATCCAGTGATATCGAGGAAATTTACAACAGGCTAAAGGAGACTTCAGGCAGGATAGCAGTAAGAATAATATTCTAA